The following coding sequences lie in one Arachis hypogaea cultivar Tifrunner chromosome 9, arahy.Tifrunner.gnm2.J5K5, whole genome shotgun sequence genomic window:
- the LOC140175136 gene encoding protein FAR1-RELATED SEQUENCE 5-like, which produces MSRVDYQHFGDVITFDSTYKKNKYRKSLVIFSGANNHKQTTIFEFGLVLDETIASYKWMLENLLEVMCNKLPSVVVTDGDDAIIAAVTEVFPSATHRLYMSIDDFEAEWAEAVDEYELYDKLWAMQMYEKRKMWANAYLGDKFCAGFRTTSRCEGINSHVKKFLSSKHTILELVQNLELVLREYRNNEMVAQFNSIYNIPIYDNMP; this is translated from the exons ATGAGCAGAGTTGATTACCAACACTTTGGTGATGTCATCACGTTCGATTCGACGTACAAAAAGAACAAGTACAGGAAATCGCTTGTAATATTCTCAGGTGCAAACAACCACAAACAGACGACTATCTTTGAGTTTGGGTTAGTGTTGGATGAGACGATTGCTTCGTACAAGTGGATGCTAGAAAATCTCCTTGAGGTGATGTGTAATAAATTGCCATCTGTTGTAGTCACAGATGGCGATGATGCCATTATTGCCGCAGTTACGGAAGTTTTTCCTAGTGCAACCCATCGCCTAT ATATGTCGATAGATGACTTTGAAGCGGAATGGGCTGAAGCAGTGGATGAATATGAGTTATATGATAAGTTGTGGGCAATGCAGATGTACGAAAAGAGAAAGATGTGGGCAAATGCATACCTTGGTGACAAGTTCTGTGCTGGGTTTCGTACCACATCACGATGCGAGGGTATAAATTCCCATGTGAAGAAATTCCTTAGCTCAAAGCACACTATACTAGAGCTTGTGCAAAACCTTGAGCTAGTCCTTCGTGAATATCGGAACAATGAGATGGTTGCACAGTTCAACTCCATTTATAACATCCCTATTTATGATAACATGCCTTGA